In Mercenaria mercenaria strain notata chromosome 14, MADL_Memer_1, whole genome shotgun sequence, the following are encoded in one genomic region:
- the LOC123527253 gene encoding uncharacterized protein LOC123527253, producing the protein MPSYILVDVQTRRVLITCSVIGLVLFAIGIGIGYATGRGSTNKRVSMASVAEAIRSTCGNTMIRTPSGKLYFDRFVQRHNEKHACVASQKDCWNFGLPRNYIAYHLNGKTITMDGRLDEEAWNEVPWSDNFVDMRSTVYPKPYLDTKYKMRWDDERMYIGVYIQEKNLWATMNTPDSQIWKENGVEFLMDVDGSMFNYKQMQINVLGTMMDQLIYKSPWDARNITVQYQDWHPDARKAVFTEGTVNTPGDEDKYWSVEISLSFVKLAESSQRVQPNPAANEVWFLQLGRSEQNLTVVDGQYKKVPKSKAQWWSWQPCDVINLLLQDRWGLVQFKRNIDDKKFRFDRWHIYKALFDMMDAMRKYQSINGKYTTDIEELDVPPYLLTGTCVDIPEIKFITRTNETLFPSVLTNPVKDFEVTVKSKLISHKPAHIRSDRYVTFK; encoded by the exons ATGCCGAGTTATATTTTAGTAGATGTACAGACTAGAAGAGTTCTGATAACATGCTCTGTGATAGGACTCGTACTCTTCGCAATAGGAATAGGCATTGGCTATGCCACCGGTCGCGGATCTACAAATAAAAGAGTGTCAATGGCGAGTGTGGCAGAGGCGATCCGCTCCACGTGTGGGAATACAATGATTCGGACACCCTCAGGCAAATTGTACTTTGACCGATTCGTACAGAGACACAATGAAAAGCACGCATGTGTGGCGTCACAAAAGGATTGCTGGAATTTCGGACTGCCAAGAAATTATATTGCTTATCATTTAAATGGTAAAACGATTACAATGGACGGGAGACTGGATGAGGAAGCTTGGAACGAG GTTCCTTGGAGCGATAATTTTGTTGACATGCGCAGTACGGTATATCCAAAACCTTACTTGGATACGAAATACAAAATGCGATGGGACGATGAACGAATGTATATTGGTGTATACATccaagaaaaaaatctatggGCGACGATGAACACACCTGATTCGCAGATTTGGAAGGAAAATGGCGTGGAATTTTTAATGGACGTAGATGGTTCTATGTTCAATTACAAACAAATGCAGATTAACGTTCTAGGTACAATGATGGATCAGTTGATTTATAAATCCCCCTGGGATGCCCGTAACATCACTGTACAATATCAAGACTGGCATCCAGACGCTAGGAAAGCGGTTTTCACTGAGGGAACGGTAAACACGCCTGGTGACGAGGACAAATACTGGAGCGTTGAAATCTCGCTCTCATTTGTAAAGCTCGCAGAGAGTTCGCAACGAGTGCAACCTAATCCGGCCGCAAACGAGGTCTGGTTTCTACAATTAGGCAGATCTGAGCAGAATCTGACTGTTGTAGACGGACAATACAAGAAAGTTCCAAAATCAAAAGCACAATGGTGGTCATGGCAACCATGTGACGTCATTAATTTACTACTTCAAGATCGATGGGGATTAGTTCAGTTTAAAAGAAACATAGATGACAAGAAGTTCAGGTTCGACCGATGGCATATTTACAAAGCGCTCTTTGATATGATGGACGCCATGAGGAAATATCAATCTATAAACGGCAAATACACAACTGATATTGAAGAACTTGATGTTCCGCCATATTTACTCACGGGGACTTGTGTAGACATTCCCGAAATCAAATTTATTACACGTACAAATGAAACATTATTCCCAAGTGTCCTTACAAATCCAGTGAAAGATTTTGAAGTGACCGTGAAGTCAAAATTGATTTCGCATAAACCGGCACATATCCGATCGGATCGGTATGTTACTTTCAAGTAA